The Vicia villosa cultivar HV-30 ecotype Madison, WI linkage group LG1, Vvil1.0, whole genome shotgun sequence genome includes a region encoding these proteins:
- the LOC131644605 gene encoding cytokinin riboside 5'-monophosphate phosphoribohydrolase LOG3-like, with protein METHGEIRVSKFKRVCVFCGSSPGKKTSYHDAAIQLGNELVSRNIDLVYGGGSIGLMGLVSQAVHDGGRHVIGVIPKTLMPRELTGETVGEVKAVADMHQRKAEMAKHSDAFIALPGGYGTLEELLEVITWAQLGIHDKPVGLVNVDGYFNSLLSFIDKAVEEGFISPNARHIIVSASTSKELVKKLEEYVPCHEGVASKLSWQMEQQLAYPEEYNISR; from the exons ATGGAGACACATGGTGAAATAAGGGTATCAAAGTTCAAGAgggtttgtgtcttttgtggGAGTAGTCCTGGCAAGAAAACTAGTTATCATGATGCTGCCATTCAACTTGGAAATGAATTG GTGTCAAGAAATATTGATCTAGTTTATGGAGGAGGAAGCATTGGACTAATGGGTTTGGTTTCACAAGCTGTTCATGATGGTGGTAGACATGTCATAGG AGTTATTCCCAAGACACTCATGCCTAGAGAG CTAACTGGTGAAACGGTGGGAGAAGTAAAGGCTGTAGCAGATATGCATCAAAGAAAGGCTGAGATGGCTAAGCACTCAGATGCTTTTATTGCCTTACCAG GTGGTTATGGAACACTAGAGGAGCTTCTTGAAGTCATAACCTGGGCTCAACTCGGGATTCACGACAAACCG GTGGGATTAGTAAATGTCGACGGATACTTTAATTCGTTACTGTCATTCATTGACAAAGCTGTGGAAGAGGGATTTATAAGTCCGAATGCACGCCATATAATTGTATCAGCATCTACATCAAAAGAGTTAGTGAAGAAATTGGAG GAATATGTCCCTTGTCACGAAGGCGTTGCGTCCAAGTTGAGCTGGCAGATGGAACAACAGCTAGCTTATCCTGAAGAGTATAACATCTCGAGGTAG